Part of the Pelmatolapia mariae isolate MD_Pm_ZW linkage group LG3_W, Pm_UMD_F_2, whole genome shotgun sequence genome is shown below.
CAGTCCCCTCATATGATGGTGgatgaactctgacctctgtcCAGTCCTTGGGGGGTGGAGCAGTTTTCATGGACGAGAAgctttggaggaggtggaggtggtcttcagagcgtgagagctgctccacctcagagcttctctccatcagctcagagatttcctgttccagatctttgatgagaccttcagcctgtttctctgtagtttcctgtttgtcttcgaTCTCCTTCATGAGCTCCTTCAGGCGTCTCTCAACAGACTCCATCAGAGCAGTGAAGACCTGAAcaccttctgctttctgtctgtctgcagcatcTTTACTCATCTTCACCGACTCTGTGATCTCCTGAATCTTCAGTCGTCTCTTCTGGATCATCTGCTGAATCTCAGCCTCTgtcttctccagctctgccttCTTTCCTTCATATTCTTCTCTCAGAGGAACAAACTCGTGGTTCTTGTGGTCTAAAACAGGGCAGAGCACGCAGACACATGTCTGGTCGGTCTTACAGAACAGCTGCAGAAGGTTATCGTGCTTCGTGCACATCCTGCCTTCCAGGTTCTCCACAGCATcaatcagctgatgtcttttcagGCCTTTCACTGTCAGATGAGGCTCCAGGTGAGTCTGACAGTAGGAGATCTGACACACCAGGCAGGACTTCAGGGCCTTCAGTCTGGTTCCAGTGCAGACGTCACAGGGAACTTCTCCTGGTTTGGCAGCTTgttgctctgagctgctgctgctggctttctgctgagCTTCACGTCTGAACTGAGCAACCATCTCAGAGATGAAGGTGTTGACCCTCAGCTGAGGTCTAGTGGAGAAAGTCTCTTTACACATGGGACACTGACAGCTCTGATTCATGTCCCAGTGCTGACTGATGCAGGTTTTGCAGAAGTTGTGTCCACATGATGTAGAGACTGGATCAGTGAACACATCCAGACAGATGGAGCACAGAAACTGATCTTCAGATCGCAGATTGCTGGCAGCAGACATGTCTGCACtctgagggagaaagaaaagaaacatttgattcaaaattcactttaaagttcatttttaaaaagagagaaacaagcgtcagtagtctgaggagcttggaaagcaaagcgtctggacttctatGAGTTTCTTTTCATCACAGAAGCTTCTTCACCTCATCCTCAACACAGACAAGACCAAGGAATTAATGCTGGACTTTTGGAAgaacccctcccctgcagcctcTTATGGTCAAAGGGACGGAGGTGGAGAGGGCAAACAGCCACAGATTCCTGGGACTGCAGGTTACATCAGACCTGAGCTGGACTCTCAACACTACAGCAACTGTGAAAAAAGCCCAGCAAAGGCTTTATTTCATTAGGCTGCTCAGGAAAGCTGGCATGAACCACCACCCTCTCACCCAGGCCTACAGAGGACTGATAGAGAGCATCCTCACCGCAGGCATCACTGTCTGGTATGGAAACACtacacagacagagaggaaggCTCTGCAAAGAGTCAGAAAGTCTGCAGAGAGGATTATGGGAACAAAACTTGCCTCCATGGACCTGCACATACAAAGCTGTACATACAATCTCAGACACAACAGAGCGGACAGCAGCATCACACACAGAACAAGATTCTTCAATAGCTTCTTCGACTGTTAGACACTGAGAGGTTGATGGCTCCGTGTCAGAACACTGGCCTCAACGAAAAAGTTATCAgtcgttcttttcatcttttctcattacccacagctacatccactccTATCAGGCTGCTCACCTCCTGCACTTTCAAACGTACACACGAAGGCCTGCAGGAACatctggaccacggccaatcagagaggcccTGCCTtctccacactaatgcgttttggTTTGAAAAAGCactgtagcgacttccacagtcgctagaggccggggatagAGCTTGCCTCTTTGCCTGACACGCTGTCAACTTACGTAATAATGCGAAGGGTGGAATTGTTTGCttatttattaaagtgctttgagagttTACAGAGTAATGTGATCATCTTACGATTTGTACTCTTACAACGTCACA
Proteins encoded:
- the LOC134621934 gene encoding E3 ubiquitin-protein ligase TRIM39-like, which translates into the protein MFLFFLPQSADMSAASNLRSEDQFLCSICLDVFTDPVSTSCGHNFCKTCISQHWDMNQSCQCPMCKETFSTRPQLRVNTFISEMVAQFRREAQQKASSSSSEQQAAKPGEVPCDVCTGTRLKALKSCLVCQISYCQTHLEPHLTVKGLKRHQLIDAVENLEGRMCTKHDNLLQLFCKTDQTCVCVLCPVLDHKNHEFVPLREEYEGKKAELEKTEAEIQQMIQKRRLKIQEITESVKMSKDAADRQKAEGVQVFTALMESVERRLKELMKEIEDKQETTEKQAEGLIKDLEQEISELMERSSEVEQLSRSEDHLHLLQSFSSMKTAPPPKDWTEVRVHPPSYEGTVGRAVAQLEETVWKPMKKKLLEAELQRVQQHEVDVTLDPDTAHPKLILSDDGKQVYHSDVWKNLPDNPERFSYCVCVLGEQSFSSGRFYFEVQVKGKTDWDLGVATESINRKGQITLSPQDGFWTVILRNGNEYKACAGPSVPLCLHPGPEKVGVFVDYEEGLVSFYDVGAAALIYSFTGCSFTHKLHPYLEPYMNQGGKNSAPLIICPVNQTESIND